A single region of the Theileria annulata chromosome 4, complete sequence, *** SEQUENCING IN PROGRESS *** genome encodes:
- a CDS encoding uncharacterized protein (Tap579b07.q1c.C.cand.68 - score = 12.11;~SMART RRM (SM00360) at aa 11-84, E()=2.73e-07) — protein sequence MEEKRDDEECAVYIYPLTKNLTSEHLREIFGHFGKLKDVELNKSNKEHSEDRYGVVYFEKYGDAKFSILHLDQGEIDGTKVKVTLTKPNY from the exons ATGGAAGAAAAACGAGATGATGAAGAATGCGCAGTTTATATTTACCCTTTGACAAAGAATCTGACTTCAGAACACCTAAGAGAGATTTTTGGCCACTTCGGAAAACTTAAAGATGTAGAACTGAATAAATCCAACAAG GAGCATTCGGAGGATAGATATGGAGTCGTTTATTTTGAGAAATATGGTGACGCCAAGTTCTCCATATTGCACCTAGACCAG GGGGAGATAGACGGCACAAAGGTGAAAGTCACCCTTACGAAGCCGAATTACTGA
- a CDS encoding sodium transporter, putative (Tap579b07.q1c.cand.88 - score = 23.19;~SMART pfam:SDF (PF00375) at aa 32-452, E()=5.40e-06;~10 probable transmembrane helices predicted for TA10315 by TMHMM2.0 at aa 23-45, 71-93, 106-128, 194-213, 233-255, 270-292, 305-324, 344-366, 378-400 and 404-426;~Signal anchor predicted for TA10315 by SignalP 2.0 HMM (Signal peptide probability 0.002, signal anchor probability 0.944) with cleavage site probability 0.001 between residues 47 and 48) — translation MDDLDRFVDANESYNNIPKRSHLWAYFKEFWLAIVTCLACVLAIVQGSCIKLNLDKETGVPLLMLPANFFLRHVRGFVVLFIIFSAATKTALLFETKRSTVKRKILFHYFLNTSLTLFVSFVAAYLIIMRRDSSSQTKFFAKFVNESYRPLTNFVRFFRGLAIHDIPGNIITTRVENYNELGAQKLEGGLGDGYNAPGFVVFGAFLACSTYFLGKDGEILRNLMQLIHRSMLAVYWILLCYSPLALYFAGIVQYDLVQQEGMLGFLSLRYLLLLACVCLVTLVQIFILLPFLHFCRTRKFGYEVISRLFAIMPNAFVGGSSVRMVEKTKMYLKSKRFSVESVDTYLNYCTLINGSGIASGFVINAIFSLKLYDADFDWAVIFKIVLTGLLVSLAVPEFIQGYMFGIIFFLNTSMINPDFIVLILLVDWLMDRFRVVANVVADALTVDYIESISKSSTATTQSL, via the coding sequence ATGGACGACTTGGACCGATTTGTAGATGCTAACGAATCATATAACAATATTCCCAAAAGATCTCACCTTTGGGCATATTTTAAAGAGTTCTGGTTGGCAATTGTTACATGTTTAGCCTGCGTTCTAGCAATAGTTCAAGGCTCATGTATCAAACTCAATCTCGACAAGGAAACAGGAGTGCCGTTGCTAATGCTACCAGCAAACTTCTTCCTAAGGCACGTCCGCGGTTTCgttgttttatttataattttctcAGCGGCGACCAAAACAGCTCTGCTCTTTGAAACCAAAAGATCAACTGTTAAACGCAAAATACTGTTTCACTATTTTCTAAATACATCATTAACACTGTTCGTAAGCTTCGTGGCAGcatatttgataattatgCGAAGAGATTCCTCATCTCAAACAAAATTTTTCGCCAAATTCGTAAACGAGTCATACAGACCACTAACCAACTTTGTAAGATTTTTCAGAGGACTGGCAATTCACGATATACCAGGTAATATAATTACCACAAGAGTTGAAAATTACAACGAACTTGGCGCTCAAAAATTAGAAGGCGGCCTGGGAGATGGCTACAACGCCCCGGGATTTGTCGTATTCGGAGCATTTTTGGCATGCTCGACATATTTCTTGGGTAAAGACGGAGAAATTCTGCGAAACCTAATGCAACTTATACACAGAAGCATGCTAGCAGTATACTGGATATTGCTTTGTTACAGTCCATTGGCACTGTATTTTGCAGGGATTGTTCAGTATGACCTGGTTCAGCAGGAAGGAATGCTTGGCTTCTTGTCCCTAAGATATCTGCTCCTTCTTGCCTGTGTATGTTTAGTAACCCTCGTGcaaatttttatactcCTTCCATTTCTTCACTTCTGTAGAACTAGAAAGTTCGGATATGAAGTTATCTCGAGACTATTCGCAATCATGCCCAACGCATTCGTCGGAGGCTCCTCAGTACGCATGGTTGAAAAGACCAAAATGTACCTAAAGAGCAAAAGGTTCAGCGTAGAATCTGTGGACACATATCTCAACTACTGCACTTTGATAAATGGCTCAGGAATCGCCTCTGGGTTTGTAATCAATGCAATCTTCTCCCTGAAATTATACGACGCCGATTTTGACTGGGCTGTGATCTTCAAAATCGTACTTACTGGCCTTTTAGTAAGCCTTGCAGTCCCCGAGTTTATCCAGGGATACATGTTTGGAatcatattttttctaaacACGTCTATGATAAATCCCGACTTTATCGTTCTTATTTTGCTCGTGGACTGGCTCATGGACAGGTTCAGAGTCGTCGCCAACGTCGTTGCTGACGCACTCACTGTCGATTATATCGAGTCCATTAGTAAATCTTCAACCGCTACCACACAAAGCTTGTAA
- a CDS encoding uncharacterized protein (Tap579b07.q1c.cand.87 - score = 23.49;~SMART 6 transmembrane domains at aa 24-46, 67-89, 117-135, 213-235, 250-272 and 297-319;~6 probable transmembrane helices predicted for TA10300 by TMHMM2.0 at aa 24-46, 67-89, 117-135, 213-235, 250-272 and 297-319), whose amino-acid sequence MNKNKPSSKSLSAYVDLYFPNVAISLVHSLLVFLSYFINNFLFNCYYLVVSKTFFSLFKCLNNLYTGNLYFLTKWLEYSVSYFVVFTWLRRYSSKFDGYAFHHLFHYRYGIINFKDMISRVLGTLSAASFFGYLYQKYFNVNNNAYNSSLKKTLYKMLESNTCHTLMEWLVYSNFKKSERNSFTRKFLSGLLVLPSLKYEDRYYDLAEKYVALLFEYFVVEFTFSLFLYTLSYLFLRSRTTPKANMMLNTIIRGVFVTCGNLFLSKLEGLFYKNNCCSGKVTLDESKSLVLFFEERNVLLLLVRITSSLLAAYLIPLFLPMPSIMCLRSYKDLFPNTSLEGKLYRTDLCGSFYVRNEGDLKGDVSNSKWPESSLGSLFSKLEEYLDKKLSHKKQTDKRIDYRN is encoded by the exons ATGAATAAGAATAAACCTAGTTCTAAGAGCCTATCTGCATATGttgatttatattttccaAATGTTGCCATTTCGCTAGTTCATAGCCTTCttgtatttttatcttattttatcaacaaCTTCCTGTTCAATTGCTACTATCTTGTTGTTTCCAAGACCTTCTTCTCCCTATTTAAGTGCCTAAACAACCTCTACACAGGCAACCTGTATTTTCTGACAAAGTGGTTAGAATACTCTGTATCATATTTTGTTGTATTCACATGGCTTCGAAGATATTCCTCCAAATTTGATGGATACGCGTTTCATCATCTTTTCCATTACCGATATGGAATCATAAACTTCA aGGATATGATATCCAGAGTTCTAGGAACTCTAAGCGCCGCATCATTTTTCGGatatttatatcaaaaGTACtttaatgtaaataataatgcCTACAACTCCAGCCTAAAGAAAACATTGTACAAAATGCTGGAATCAAACACATGCCACACACTAATGGAATGGCTGGTATATTCAAACTTTAAAAAAAGCGAAAGGAACTCTTTCACAAGAAAGTTTTTATCTGGATTATTAGTACTGCCCTCACTTAAATACGAGGATCGATATTATGATTTGGCCGAGAAGTACGTAGCTTTACTTTTCGAGTATTTCGTTGTAGAATTCACATTCTCGTTATTCCTATACACTCTTTCGTACTTATTCTTAAGATCTAGAACAACACCAAAGGCGAATATGATGCTAAACACCATAATTAGGGGAGTTTTCGTGACATGCGGGAATTTGTTTTTGAGTAAGCTGGAAGGTttgttttataaaaataattgttgTTCAGGAAAAGTAACTCTAGATGAATCGAAATCACTGGTTTTATTTTTCGAGGAAAGGAACGTTCTTTTACTACTAGTAAGGATTACCTCAAGCCTTCTTGCAGCATATCTTATTCCACTATTTCTCCCAATGCCAAGTATAATGTGCCTAAGATCATACAAGGATCTGTTCCCTAACACATCGCTAGAGGGCAAATTGTACAGAACAGACTTATGTGGTAGTTTCTATGTAAGAAATGAAGGGGATCTAAAGGGTGATGTTTCTAACAGCAAATGGCCTGAAAGCAGCCTAGGAAGTctattttctaaattagAAGAGTATCTAGATAAAAAACTAAGCCATAAAAAACAAACAGATAAGAGAATAGATTATCGTAACTGA
- a CDS encoding DEAD-box-family helicase, putative (Tap579b07.q1c.C.cand.69 - score = 49.71;~SMART DEXDc (SM00487) at aa 22-262, E()=2.91e-23; HELICc (SM00490) at aa 400-480, E()=1.73e-16), giving the protein MNCSFSNLDLDESLVSSLANFGITEPSPIQFSLIKSSTDENSIIFQSKSGTGKTVSLCIVVLNKIIKRRILGNEYSDLYHEDLSHFSKPPSILFGEVLFIVPTSELAYQIYLFFSSIKQYLECVNAIILASDSKLLELINQLKTNEFNVVISTPGKFITILKKKPKDNEVAEFGIKSNGMLLKTNLLIFDEADLLLDDHFLEQTRYICNKVVNPFVQVVAVSATFMKPQFKSFEDIINKADSEYIDKLTKMKGEDDNAIKVEDLLNLEPRLLYYLNHLLISKRITKASDIFEYLSTYERKLTKIILSTSYLSRYMDPKTAGSNKESYYLTSETTESVDEVIDLNPPSLVLEKIKFYMGSVPDAPNIVMQIGLKVEVVAKVLFNVDYRKCIIFCNQTHTRVQTCKLLQSLGFKCYINSSRLSHGDRMKMFEYISIDKVIILCTDIMSRGIGFPNVDLVINMDMPSSKEVFLHRSGRSGRFGAQGICVSVCMESEVETYRYFMYSLNFKSFPVEELQNGGYQDSISTIFKNSITFTTLFQPESDLSKMIKPSLATSMMDLEQFKFKVSIIGLVSANSVRIFNPSGSQTFMYFELNGSEMSVYIRSLGDGSTSYETIFHSDGPKVLVYLDRVFYKSPEFYRNKSEVTHIMLEINNISLLLTLFTFELEKLITCASIFLEFVPLELESQCNIDCGDIKSVFDKNINAAWNVGSEEELSLVFSTLRLEPRPIGAETVKYFIQKMDFSPDFNALIYLYTIYSEKIQPGREFLTKVMEVNPYTISRYFLSRHVSHWKSLEI; this is encoded by the exons ATGAATTGTTCCTTTTCAAACCTAGATTTAGATGAATCTCTCGTATCATCGCTGGCAAATTTTGGAATTACTGAGCCATCGCCAATCCAGTTCAGTTTAATAAAGTCTTCTACAGATGAAAAca GTATTATATTTCAATCGAAATCTGGAACGGGAAAGACTGTTTCATTATGTATAGTAGTTCTAAACAAGATTATAAAGAGGAGAATTTTGGGAAATGAATATTCAGATTTATATCATGAGGATTTATCTCATTTTTCAAAGCCTCCCAGCATTTTATTTGGAGAAGTTCTGTTCATAGTCCCTACCAGTGAACTCGCATACCAGATTTACCTATTTTTCTCATCAATTAAACAGTATTTGGAATGCGTAAATGCAATAATATTGGCATCTGACTCGAAATTGCTGGAACTAATAAATCAACTGAAAACTAATGAATTCAATGTAGTCATTTCAACGCCAGGAAAGTTTATAACAATCCTTAAAAAGAAGCCAAAAGATAATGAAGTTGCTGAATTCGGAATAAAGTCAAATGGAATGTTGTTAAAAACTAACTTGCTAATATTTGATGAGGCGGATTTATTACTGGATGACCACTTTTTAGAACAAACCAGATATATATGTAATAAAGTAGTGAACCCATTTGTACAAGTAGTAGCAGTTTCAGCAACATTCATGAAGCCTCAATTCAAGTCATTTGAggatattattaacaaagCAGATTCAGAATATatagataaattaacaaaaatgAAAGGGGAGGATGATAACGCTATTAAAGTTGAAGATTTGTTAAACCTTGAGCCAAGATTGCTCTATTACCTTAACCACCTACTTATTTCTAAAAGAATAACAAAGGCCTCTGATAtttttgaatatttgtCAACATATGAAAGGAAATTAAcgaaaataatattatcaacCAGTTACCTGAGCAGGTATATGGATCCTAAAACCGCTGGCTCAAACAAGGAATCATATTACCTTACTTCTGAAACGACAGAAAGTGTTGATGAagtaattgatttaaacCCTCCGAGCCTGGTTCTTGAGAAGATTAAGTTCTATATGGGAAGTGTTCCAGATGCACCGAATATTGTTATGCAAATTGGACTTAAAGTGGAAGTGGTCGCCAAGGTCCTGTTTAATGTTGATTATAGAAAGTGTATTATTTTCTGTAACCAAACACATACCAGAGTACAAACATGTAAGCTTCTCCAAAGCCTAGGGTTCAAGTGCTATATTAATAGCTCGAGACTGTCACATGGTGATAGAATGAAAATGTTTGAGTACATCTCAATAGATAAGGTTATAATCCTGTGCACAGACATAATGAGCAGAGGAATAGGGTTTCCAAACGTGGATCTGGTCATAAATATGGATATGCCAAGCTCAAAAGAGGTTTTTCTGCATAGGTCAGGAAGATCAGGAAGATTTGGAGCACAAGGGATTTGCGTGTCAGTTTGCATGGAATCAGAAGTTGAAACTTACAGATATTTCATGTATTCACTTAATTTCAAATCATTTCCAGTTGAGGAACTGCAAAATGGTGGATATCAGGACTCTATTTCTACAATATTCAAAAATTCCATCACTTTTACTACTCTATTCCAGCCAGAATCTGACCTTTCAAAGATGATTAAGCCTTCTCTGGCCACATCCATGATGGACTTGGaacaatttaaattcaaaGTTTCAATAATTGGTCTAGTTTCTGCAAATTCTGTCAGGATATTTAACCCATCTGGTTCCCAAACATTTATGTATTTTGAGTTAAATGGTTCAGAAATGTCAGTTTACATTAGAAGCCTTGGAGACGGATCCACTTCCTATGAAACTATATTTCATTCAGATGGGCCAAAAGTTTTAGTTTACTTGGATAGGGTCTTTTATAAATCACCAGAATTTTATAGAAATAAGTCTGAAGTGACTCATATTATgttagaaataaataacatTTCACTTTTGTTAACACTTTTCACATTTGAGTTGGAGAAGCTAATAACGTGTGCTAGTATTTTTTTGGAATTTGTTCCACTTGAATTAGAATCGCAGTGTAACATAGATTGCGGAGACATAAAGTCAGTTTTTGATAAGAATATAAACGCAGCATGGAACGTGGGAAGTGAAGAGGAACTATCCTTAGTTTTCAGCACTCTCAGACTGGAGCCAAGGCCCATTGGGGCCGAaactgtaaaatattttattcaaaaaaTGGATTTTAGTCCAGATTTTAATGCACTGATTTATCTGTACACTATATATTCAGAGAAAATACAACCGGGCAGAGAGTTTCTGACAAAGGTTATGGAAGTAAATCCATACACGATTAGCAGATACTTTCTGTCGAGACATGTATCACATTGGAAAAgtttagaaatttaa
- a CDS encoding uncharacterized protein (Tap579b07.q1c.cand.86 - score = 24.44;~SMART pfam:YEATS (PF03366) at aa 12-117, E()=1.20e-27), which translates to MKHNRLKGIKIGKRIVVGTYAFPLNPSEKKRYGSMTHRWVCILRSLDDENMAHYVKRVQFDLDPSFLNPKRVFTSIPYEVTEVGWGEFYIGVKIFFVDESLEPVTLQHLLRLNSGDGSNVITTAVNETFDEIIFNEPHEWFYDTLIRSSCDKLPPSKYRDYFWNFDQKEKETVCRYICSQSYFQNETYRLLAEASELCKQIQQLQEQYYLLENKSPGVLLKDKPFNSMF; encoded by the exons atgAAACACAATAGATTAAAAGGGATTAAGATAGGCAAAAGAATTGTAGTGGGAACCTATGCTTTTCCACTCAATCCTTCG GAGAAAAAGAGATACGGTTCCATGACCCATAGATGGGTTTGTATTTTAAGGTCTCTGGATGACGAAAATATGGCACATTACGTCAAAAGGGTCCAGTTTGATCTCGACCCTTCATTCCTAAATCCTAAAAGAG tcTTCACATCAATTCCATACGAAGTTACTGAAGTTGGTTGGGGAGAATTTTATATCGGAGTGAAGATATTTTTTGTGGATGAATCCTTGGAACCAGTGACTCTCCAACACCTTTTGAGG CTAAATTCTGGCGACGGATCAAACGTCATTACTACTGCAGTGAATGAAACCTTTGACGAGATCATATTTAACGAGCCTCATGAGTGGTTCTACGACACTCTTATCAGGAGCTCCTGTGATAAACTCCCACCTAGTAAATATAGGGACTACT TTTGGAACTTTGACCAGAAGGAGAAGGAGACTGTTTGCAGATACATTTGCAGTCAGTCCTACTTCCAAAACGAAACCTACCGGTTACTTGCTGAGGCTTCTGAACTCTGCAAGCAG aTCCAACAGCTTCAGGAACAGTATTACTTATTAGAAAACAAATCTCCCGGGGTTCTTTTAAAGGATAAACCGTTTAACAGTATGTTTTAA
- a CDS encoding uncharacterized protein (Tap579b07.q1c.C.cand.70 - score = 41.31;~Signal peptide predicted for TA10285 by SignalP 2.0 HMM (Signal peptide probability 0.998, signal anchor probability 0.000) with cleavage site probability 0.859 between residues 17 and 18): MFIFLLLVIFLIPRGFSYLFRTNTKTPYTHFKTQSFGDSSFRTPLPGGELNLPGVNEPSGEILLDRPLIEKVASLRTFIECIEINRGKTPESTGDEQSEGKVSSVQTPQNENKFVEINEENLEPIKDLLAEEDLLEEVLSNAFVTYRDSKDSESIKRLQTIAEQIVPIASKLRKEKSERNITRLVSCYMNEKEDLDKVLKELQEKRALDKYLLKRLDELINLAAKKYRISDDHPAISEEFLKVLKERIAAERVTYIRGTDLFVKTLARCFAMKNEEEWNEVIKENIKTMDDLEEFYEWIQDGIEFCKRTKMYVEKNSRMMDKVEVMEKIIPSIVRQHPVWTPRDEHIEYEENPIDEEKYKEYKQYLEEDYFEKKGLNP, from the exons ATGTTCATATTCCTACTATTGGTAATATTTCTGATTCCTCGTGGTTTTTCTTATCTTTTTCGCACTAACACTAAAACACCGTATACACACTTTAAAACCCAATCCTTTGGAGATTCCTCTTTTAGAACCCCTCTTCCAGGTGGAGAACTCAATCTGCCCGGAGTTAATGAGCCTTCCGGCGAAATCCTGCTAGATAGACCATTGATTGAGAAGGTCGCCTCTCTAAGAACGTTTATCGAATgtatagaaataaataGAGGTAAAACTCCCGAAAGTACAGGAGATGAACAATCAGAAGGTAAGGTTTCTAGTGTTCAAACACCCcaaaatgaaaataagtTTGTTGAAATAAATGAAGAGAACTTGGAACCCATAAAGGATCTGTTAGCTGAAGAGGACCTTTTGGAGGAGGTGTTATCCAACGCATTTGTTACATATAGAGACAGTAAAGATAGTGAATCAATTAAAAGACTTCAAACAATAGCAGAACAGATAGTACCAATAGCTTCAAAGCTCAGAAAAGAAAAGTCAGAACGAAACATTACGAGATTGGTATCTTGTTACATG AATGAAAAAGAGGACTTGGACAAGGTTCTAAAGGAACTTCAGGAGAAAAGGGCGCTTGATAAGTACCTGTTGAAAAGATTGGACGAACTAATAAACTTGGCTGCTAAAAAGTATAGGATAAGTGATGATCACCCGGCAATTTCAGAGGAGTTTTTGAAGGTTTTAAAGGAGAGGATAGCAGCCGAAAGAGTAACGTATATTAGAGGAACAGATTTGTTTGTGAAAACGTTAGCACGCTGTTTTGCg atgAAAAATGAGGAAGAGTGGAACGAAGTAATAAAG GAAAACATTAAAACAATGGATGATTTGGAAGAATTCTATGAATGGATCCAAGATGGGATCGAATTTTGTA AAAGAACTAAAATGTATGTAGAAAAAAACAGTAGAATGATGGATAAAGTGGAAGTAATGGAGAAGATAATTCCATCAATTGTAAGACAACATCCGGTATGGACTCCGAGAGATGAACACATAGAGTATGAGGAAAATCCAATTGATGAAGAAAAGTATAAGGAGTACAAACAATATCTCGAAGAAGATTATTTTGAAAAGAAGGGACTAAACCcatga